From one Lysinibacillus sp. G4S2 genomic stretch:
- a CDS encoding BatA and WFA domain-containing protein, producing the protein MGFSQILFSWTAIIPVIVLLYYFFRKKYTDQTVSSTLFWSEIMQETRVSPYLKHLQKNALLYLQLLALILLVLALMNPYVKKSTIVGAQTIFVVDTSATMLAGKEQSTFDQHKKEMLSLVNELDGRPVTLITTGNTPKAILQQETNTKAIEKAIQELQVTYETDQMHKALDAAQAFVGDTPTSIYVFTDTLDKKRLPMEKDTVKWIVKGSAKDLTNIAITRFAATTDGQSTMALVQLQNDTDQEQKVTLSLENEKGNEIAAESVTLLPNETVKKTFKDLPLENTMTARLDTNDDYVVDNSQTVLLQTATSKVVVDQSMHQLIQKGFQTINSAVKIVPSLQVADNKDATVVTNQTALLEKMDKPIVLFGRDDAKKVEATGEVSTTSDALFAFSELKDIYISAVYPGFDGYQTLASVGDQPFIQRSPEGDIVILADIADTDWPLHPSFPLFLWSAEQQLSESIGSLGIFTPNEQRAVALAQGDWSVYSQDDEFLSSIMNGLLTAPMKPGIYTARSNNEEKRFIVQLHAQECVIEKGTSYTLGELPDDGKEEISKTSFVPWLILIILVLLVLEWEVQRRRGFTN; encoded by the coding sequence TTGGGCTTTAGTCAAATACTTTTTAGCTGGACGGCCATCATCCCGGTCATTGTCCTTCTATATTATTTCTTTCGAAAAAAATATACCGATCAAACCGTATCCTCGACACTTTTTTGGTCGGAAATTATGCAAGAAACACGTGTATCACCGTACTTAAAACATTTACAAAAAAATGCACTGCTTTATTTACAACTGCTAGCACTTATTTTACTTGTACTCGCACTAATGAATCCTTATGTAAAAAAATCAACAATTGTTGGGGCTCAAACGATTTTTGTTGTGGACACATCTGCAACGATGTTAGCAGGGAAAGAGCAGTCAACATTTGATCAACATAAAAAGGAAATGCTGTCATTAGTAAATGAGCTTGATGGAAGACCTGTTACACTCATTACAACAGGCAATACACCAAAAGCTATACTACAGCAAGAAACGAATACAAAAGCAATTGAAAAGGCTATTCAAGAGTTGCAAGTAACCTATGAAACAGATCAGATGCATAAGGCACTTGATGCGGCACAAGCTTTTGTCGGTGACACGCCAACATCTATTTACGTCTTTACGGATACGCTCGATAAAAAGCGATTACCAATGGAAAAGGATACGGTGAAGTGGATCGTAAAAGGGTCTGCTAAGGATTTAACAAATATTGCAATTACACGTTTTGCTGCTACTACAGATGGTCAATCTACGATGGCGCTCGTGCAGCTACAAAATGATACTGACCAAGAGCAAAAAGTAACACTTTCACTAGAAAATGAGAAAGGTAATGAGATAGCTGCAGAGAGTGTCACATTACTGCCAAATGAAACTGTAAAGAAAACATTTAAAGACTTACCGTTAGAAAATACGATGACAGCTAGGTTAGATACTAATGATGATTATGTAGTCGATAATTCACAAACCGTATTGCTACAAACAGCTACTTCAAAAGTAGTTGTCGATCAAAGCATGCATCAACTTATTCAAAAAGGTTTTCAAACGATTAATAGTGCTGTGAAAATTGTTCCGTCCTTACAAGTAGCGGACAATAAAGATGCAACAGTTGTGACAAATCAAACGGCGCTACTCGAAAAGATGGACAAGCCGATTGTATTATTTGGACGTGATGATGCTAAAAAGGTTGAAGCAACTGGGGAAGTCAGTACAACGAGCGACGCATTGTTTGCATTCAGTGAGCTAAAAGATATTTATATTAGTGCTGTATATCCAGGATTCGATGGCTATCAAACGCTTGCATCAGTTGGCGATCAGCCATTTATACAGCGCTCACCAGAAGGAGATATTGTTATATTAGCGGATATTGCTGATACAGATTGGCCGCTACATCCTTCATTCCCATTATTTTTATGGAGTGCTGAACAGCAGCTTTCAGAATCAATTGGTTCACTCGGTATTTTTACACCAAATGAACAACGAGCAGTTGCTTTAGCGCAAGGTGATTGGAGTGTGTATTCACAGGATGATGAGTTTTTATCATCCATTATGAATGGTTTATTAACAGCACCGATGAAGCCAGGGATTTATACAGCACGCTCAAATAATGAAGAAAAGCGCTTCATCGTACAGCTTCATGCTCAAGAATGTGTCATTGAAAAAGGGACAAGTTATACGCTTGGAGAGCTTCCAGACGATGGGAAGGAAGAGATATCAAAAACTTCGTTCGTACCTTGGCTCATCCTCATTATTTTAGTATTACTTGTTTTAGAGTGGGAGGTGCAACGACGTCGTGGATTTACGAATTGA
- the thiW gene encoding energy coupling factor transporter S component ThiW — MSIRKLTIMALLVAIAVAGSTFVSIPTGIARAYPVQHAINVIGAIILGPVPTVMVAFVTAIIRILTGTGSLLAIPGSVIGALCAALAYKYSGKQWLAGVGEIFGTGIIASLIAVPYAHLLMGTSVAALFFMPAFLTSSTIGAVLGIVIASNLRKTVFVTNLNTLLK; from the coding sequence ATGTCAATTCGAAAACTAACAATCATGGCCTTATTAGTAGCAATTGCTGTAGCAGGTTCTACCTTCGTTTCAATACCAACGGGAATTGCACGTGCCTACCCTGTACAGCATGCCATTAATGTTATTGGCGCTATTATTCTTGGCCCAGTGCCTACTGTTATGGTCGCATTTGTCACAGCTATTATTCGTATTTTAACAGGCACAGGCTCATTATTAGCTATACCCGGCAGTGTCATTGGTGCTTTATGTGCAGCTCTAGCCTATAAATATAGCGGCAAGCAGTGGCTAGCAGGTGTCGGTGAAATATTCGGGACAGGTATTATTGCCTCACTCATTGCAGTACCTTACGCACACTTATTAATGGGGACATCCGTTGCTGCTTTATTTTTCATGCCAGCCTTTTTAACTTCAAGTACTATTGGTGCTGTCTTAGGCATTGTCATTGCTAGCAATTTGCGTAAAACAGTATTTGTAACTAACCTTAACACTCTGCTTAAATAA
- a CDS encoding glycerophosphodiester phosphodiesterase, whose translation MNTKQTNTNRLKFMPFQMTRDILRVWKYAYRPFLLFELVYKLLTISVFIPLLSIIFNKLLAVGGFEAAANHDLLRFLFSKYGLLSVLVMVPIAIMLIYTEFTVLFYIAYYGIQEKRARIRPVLFKAISSLPGLWRVGVFGLALYLLLLFPLLDVNISGTLLPNMTVPNFITGELMKTTFGTIVLVIVGLLILALNLICIYALPIMVLEGKYQFWNAVRESKQLFWRSKWSLVRAVFEWALIFLLLFILLICLISLIVFLLPSGDGDSRLMITIGITLSFGLYIATPIMTPMFITIITLLYVRYQGHDRVNIDTDGVDASVWKGRDMQRSLMRRYRAALTAFGMLILIVIGWGATTLLTDWGEANEEFIIMAHRGDITSGIENTMGAFEGAIRTGADYIELDILQTKDGKLAVIHDENLKRLSGRDVNVFDLSLAQLQQISLQVGKFQDNVPSLDEVLERTKGKIKLNVELKTHGHEKDFVPVLVDTIRRHKAEQQVIFQSLDYELVKEVKKAAPDLTVGYVIFATFTSLNQFEADFFVVEESFASPRLISSAKMIGKPIYVWTVNDVNSVEHFYTLGVDGIITDIVSDAKETVQMLHKE comes from the coding sequence ATGAATACTAAACAAACCAATACGAATCGTTTAAAATTCATGCCTTTTCAGATGACGAGGGATATTTTAAGGGTGTGGAAGTATGCGTACCGTCCTTTTCTTTTATTTGAATTGGTATACAAACTGCTAACGATAAGTGTATTTATCCCGTTATTATCCATAATTTTTAACAAATTACTGGCTGTTGGGGGCTTCGAAGCGGCCGCGAATCATGACCTTCTGCGCTTCTTGTTCAGCAAATATGGCCTACTTAGTGTACTGGTAATGGTGCCAATTGCCATAATGCTCATATACACAGAGTTTACTGTGCTCTTCTATATTGCCTATTATGGGATTCAAGAGAAGCGCGCACGAATCCGCCCCGTATTGTTCAAGGCAATCTCTAGCTTACCAGGTTTATGGCGCGTCGGGGTTTTCGGACTTGCTCTCTATTTATTGCTCCTGTTCCCGCTACTTGATGTCAACATCAGCGGAACACTATTGCCGAATATGACGGTTCCGAACTTTATTACGGGCGAGCTGATGAAGACAACCTTCGGAACGATCGTTCTTGTTATCGTTGGACTGCTTATCCTGGCATTGAACTTAATCTGTATCTATGCTCTGCCGATTATGGTATTGGAAGGCAAGTATCAATTCTGGAACGCCGTTCGCGAGAGCAAGCAATTGTTCTGGCGTAGTAAGTGGTCATTAGTTAGAGCTGTGTTTGAATGGGCATTAATCTTCCTGTTGCTGTTCATTCTACTTATCTGTCTAATCAGCTTAATCGTGTTTCTCCTTCCTAGTGGAGATGGCGATTCCAGATTAATGATTACCATTGGCATCACGCTGAGCTTTGGTTTGTATATCGCAACACCGATTATGACTCCAATGTTCATTACTATTATCACCCTGCTATATGTACGCTATCAAGGCCATGACCGTGTGAATATTGATACCGATGGAGTCGATGCTTCTGTCTGGAAAGGACGCGATATGCAGCGTTCGCTCATGCGACGTTATCGTGCAGCGCTGACTGCGTTCGGAATGCTCATTCTTATTGTTATAGGCTGGGGAGCAACTACCCTGTTGACTGATTGGGGGGAAGCCAATGAGGAGTTTATCATTATGGCTCATCGGGGCGACATTACTTCAGGCATAGAGAATACAATGGGTGCCTTCGAAGGCGCTATTCGGACAGGTGCCGATTATATCGAGCTCGATATTCTACAGACGAAAGATGGCAAGCTTGCGGTCATCCATGATGAGAATTTGAAACGACTGTCCGGCAGAGATGTGAATGTTTTTGATCTTTCCCTCGCCCAGCTTCAACAAATATCGCTGCAAGTAGGCAAGTTCCAAGATAATGTGCCATCTCTTGATGAGGTGTTGGAGCGTACGAAAGGTAAAATCAAACTTAATGTGGAGCTCAAAACACATGGACATGAGAAGGACTTTGTCCCTGTCTTAGTCGATACGATTCGTAGACATAAGGCAGAACAACAGGTCATTTTCCAGAGCTTAGATTATGAGCTCGTAAAGGAAGTAAAGAAGGCTGCACCGGATTTAACAGTCGGGTATGTCATATTCGCTACATTCACTTCGCTCAATCAGTTCGAAGCAGATTTCTTCGTCGTCGAAGAGTCTTTTGCCAGTCCTCGATTGATTAGTTCAGCGAAAATGATCGGTAAGCCGATTTATGTTTGGACTGTGAATGATGTGAACAGCGTTGAACACTTCTATACGTTAGGTGTGGATGGCATCATAACGGACATTGTCAGTGACGCAAAGGAGACCGTTCAAATGCTACATAAAGAATAG
- a CDS encoding DUF58 domain-containing protein yields the protein MTQKLLLPEDWLAKISRFQVATASKLRGQHKGSHRSQRFGASLDFSDFREYHLGDDVRQVDWNVFARTDKYFIKRFLDEQEMRVHILLDTTKSMGDHEKWTFARQIVASLGLMVLGRDDRLSFSFVQDEVKPPFRRKGAMYRRAFLQVVTEIEEATYTNSFAQGALKALPKDSTVLFIVTDGLEPIEEWEQLLKRLPRFAGDVRILQIVTQEEISPEYNGDVRLLDRETGRDVNVTMSSRVLDTYKARRLLHEEEFEAICRRFGVRQLQLKVEDGLQHAIFQQLLKAHWIR from the coding sequence GTGACGCAAAAATTATTATTGCCCGAGGATTGGTTAGCGAAAATCAGTCGCTTCCAAGTGGCGACGGCCTCCAAATTACGTGGGCAGCATAAGGGCTCGCACCGTTCGCAACGCTTCGGGGCATCGCTCGATTTCTCAGATTTTCGTGAGTATCATTTAGGTGATGATGTACGTCAGGTCGATTGGAACGTCTTTGCGAGAACGGATAAATACTTCATTAAACGTTTTTTAGATGAACAAGAGATGCGCGTACACATTTTGCTAGATACAACTAAATCTATGGGCGATCATGAAAAATGGACTTTTGCCCGGCAAATTGTCGCCTCACTTGGCTTAATGGTGCTAGGCCGTGATGATCGCTTATCATTTTCTTTTGTACAGGATGAGGTGAAGCCACCGTTTCGTCGTAAAGGTGCCATGTATCGTCGTGCCTTTTTACAGGTGGTCACAGAAATCGAGGAAGCAACTTATACAAATAGCTTTGCACAGGGAGCTTTAAAAGCATTGCCTAAAGATAGTACAGTGCTATTTATTGTTACTGATGGACTAGAACCAATCGAGGAGTGGGAGCAACTTTTAAAACGGCTACCACGTTTTGCAGGGGACGTACGTATTTTGCAAATTGTGACGCAGGAAGAAATATCACCCGAATACAATGGTGATGTACGTTTACTCGATCGTGAAACTGGCAGAGATGTGAATGTTACGATGTCTTCAAGAGTTCTGGACACATACAAGGCAAGACGTTTATTACACGAAGAGGAATTTGAAGCAATTTGTCGGCGCTTCGGTGTTCGACAATTACAGCTTAAAGTAGAGGATGGCTTACAGCACGCCATCTTTCAACAATTATTAAAAGCACATTGGATTAGGTGA
- a CDS encoding VWA domain-containing protein, giving the protein MDLRIDMPLALLLLLPLLMYFGWTYWRERQQLKKSHIAVLGIRIVAICCLVFALAGPYILLPVKEEQVLFLVDRSASMNGTDDEMAQFIEESLQSKKDEQLAGIYSFSSTLQTEAILSNSLKEVPKFTAIKETDQTNIEQSLQLASGIVDPKKATRLVLLTDGNETKGDALEFASKFKGSNISVDVVPFNQPVTNDVSLKSFVTPQVAYVGEQQQLVTEINATAAGQGELLLYENDELIHREAVELAEGSNVFTYKHAAKAEGLVKYEALVQVGQDAIFENNKLTSVTMVQSEPHLLIVNGYDKASPIAAALGSQSISYDVVDAKSLPNELSSYLQYNAIIFDNVPGHLVGEAKMNVIEQAVKNFGVGFTMVGGENSFGLGGYFKTPIETLLPVEMEIKGKEQLPSLGLVIVLDRSGSMSGAKLELAKEAAARSVEMLRDEDTLGFITFDDRPWEIIETGPLGKKEEAVDTILSVTPGGGTEIYGSLAKAYENLADLKLQRKHIILLTDGQSQSGNYEDLIAQGKEKGITLSTVAIGQDADANLLEALSEMGSGRFYDVVDEQTIPSILSRETAMISRTYIEDNPFYPTIFNASGWNTLFTNGVPQMNAYIGTTAKQGATVIAESEKEDPVLAQWQYGLGKTFAFTSDSTGKWTGDWARWQNWGTFWQTLISQMLPSYNDVAYDVRLESDGSFVITDPTNEAAFLDIVAVNEAGEELETQLETISASQVRAVVQAEPGLIFFRIADEKQTIYQAGLSVPYSAEYELRPVNDQLVKELTKQTGGSVLKEPNEVFREFTNEGAERQNIATWLLLAGMLLFFIDITIRRFGWGFLTRPKKKEQLVEEKPIQAEDTNVAQLLKGMKKRP; this is encoded by the coding sequence GTGGATTTACGAATTGATATGCCATTAGCATTGTTGCTTTTACTTCCATTGCTTATGTATTTTGGGTGGACCTATTGGCGTGAACGTCAGCAACTAAAAAAGAGTCATATCGCCGTACTAGGTATTCGTATTGTGGCGATATGCTGCTTGGTTTTTGCGCTTGCTGGGCCCTATATTTTATTACCTGTAAAGGAAGAACAAGTACTGTTTTTAGTTGACCGTTCTGCTTCAATGAATGGAACAGATGATGAGATGGCTCAGTTTATAGAGGAAAGTTTGCAGTCGAAAAAAGATGAACAGCTAGCTGGGATCTATTCTTTTTCATCGACATTACAAACGGAAGCCATTTTATCGAATTCTTTAAAGGAAGTGCCGAAATTTACAGCTATAAAGGAGACAGATCAAACAAATATTGAACAAAGCCTGCAGCTCGCTTCAGGTATTGTTGATCCGAAAAAAGCAACACGACTTGTACTCTTAACTGATGGCAATGAAACCAAAGGAGATGCCTTAGAATTTGCATCAAAGTTTAAAGGGTCAAATATTAGTGTGGATGTAGTGCCATTTAACCAACCTGTTACTAACGATGTATCACTGAAAAGCTTTGTAACCCCACAAGTTGCCTATGTAGGTGAACAGCAGCAGTTAGTCACAGAAATTAATGCAACTGCGGCGGGGCAAGGTGAGCTATTATTATACGAAAATGATGAGCTTATTCATCGTGAGGCAGTGGAACTTGCTGAAGGTTCCAACGTATTTACGTATAAACATGCAGCAAAAGCAGAAGGGCTTGTAAAATATGAGGCACTCGTGCAGGTTGGACAGGACGCCATTTTTGAAAATAATAAATTAACAAGCGTCACGATGGTGCAAAGTGAACCACATTTATTAATTGTTAATGGCTATGACAAAGCATCACCAATTGCTGCAGCACTTGGCAGCCAATCAATTTCCTACGATGTTGTAGATGCTAAAAGTTTGCCAAATGAGCTTTCTAGTTATTTACAATACAATGCCATCATTTTTGATAATGTGCCAGGGCATTTAGTAGGCGAGGCAAAAATGAATGTCATTGAACAGGCAGTAAAAAACTTTGGTGTCGGCTTTACAATGGTCGGTGGTGAAAATAGCTTTGGCTTAGGTGGCTATTTTAAAACGCCAATCGAAACTTTACTACCTGTTGAAATGGAGATTAAAGGTAAGGAGCAATTACCATCATTAGGATTGGTGATTGTACTAGACCGCTCTGGAAGTATGTCTGGAGCAAAACTAGAGCTCGCTAAGGAAGCGGCCGCTCGTTCAGTCGAAATGCTACGAGATGAGGATACGCTAGGGTTTATTACCTTTGATGACCGACCTTGGGAAATAATTGAGACAGGACCACTAGGCAAAAAGGAAGAAGCTGTGGACACGATTTTATCTGTTACGCCAGGTGGTGGCACCGAAATATATGGATCACTAGCTAAAGCCTATGAAAATCTAGCTGATTTAAAGCTACAGCGTAAGCATATTATTCTATTAACTGATGGTCAGTCACAGTCAGGGAATTATGAGGATTTAATTGCACAGGGTAAAGAGAAAGGTATTACACTATCGACGGTAGCAATTGGTCAGGATGCAGATGCTAATTTACTGGAAGCACTTAGCGAGATGGGAAGTGGACGTTTCTACGATGTTGTTGATGAGCAGACGATCCCTTCTATTTTATCTCGTGAAACGGCCATGATTTCACGCACATATATTGAGGATAACCCATTCTATCCAACTATATTTAATGCATCTGGATGGAATACGTTATTTACGAATGGTGTACCTCAAATGAATGCTTATATTGGTACGACAGCCAAGCAGGGAGCTACTGTTATTGCGGAAAGCGAGAAAGAAGATCCGGTGTTAGCACAATGGCAATATGGTCTTGGCAAAACATTCGCCTTTACTTCTGATTCAACAGGAAAATGGACAGGAGACTGGGCAAGATGGCAGAATTGGGGCACATTTTGGCAAACGCTTATTTCGCAAATGCTACCAAGCTATAACGATGTTGCTTATGATGTACGTCTAGAGTCAGACGGATCATTTGTCATCACTGACCCAACAAATGAAGCGGCATTTTTAGATATCGTTGCTGTCAATGAGGCGGGCGAAGAACTTGAAACACAGCTGGAAACAATTTCAGCATCACAAGTTCGAGCAGTCGTACAAGCAGAACCGGGACTAATCTTCTTCCGCATTGCCGATGAAAAACAGACGATTTACCAGGCAGGCTTAAGTGTACCTTACAGTGCTGAGTATGAATTACGTCCAGTGAATGATCAGCTAGTGAAAGAGCTAACAAAGCAAACAGGCGGCTCCGTTTTGAAAGAGCCGAACGAAGTATTCCGCGAATTTACTAATGAAGGTGCGGAACGCCAAAATATTGCAACATGGCTTTTATTAGCAGGTATGCTATTGTTCTTCATCGATATTACCATTCGACGCTTTGGTTGGGGCTTCCTAACAAGGCCGAAGAAAAAAGAACAACTTGTAGAGGAAAAACCAATACAAGCAGAGGACACAAATGTTGCCCAGCTATTAAAGGGCATGAAAAAAAGGCCTTAG
- a CDS encoding EVE domain-containing protein, which yields MSQYPTIERDPKYWIGVVSLNHVQKGVEGGFGQLCHGKERPLKRMQKGDWIIYYSPKKSLDGNEPVRAFTAIGRIKDERIYEFQMAENFIPFRRDIDFYKEAKAVPIKRILDYLEFVEDKSKYGYKFRFGHFEISKKDFLLIAHEMGLPLKYG from the coding sequence ATGTCTCAATATCCTACGATTGAAAGAGACCCTAAATATTGGATTGGCGTGGTATCTCTCAATCATGTGCAAAAAGGGGTTGAGGGAGGATTCGGCCAGTTATGCCACGGTAAAGAAAGACCTTTGAAACGAATGCAAAAAGGAGATTGGATCATTTATTATTCTCCTAAAAAAAGTCTAGATGGTAACGAGCCTGTAAGAGCATTTACCGCAATTGGAAGAATAAAAGACGAGCGAATATACGAGTTCCAAATGGCAGAAAATTTTATTCCTTTTAGAAGAGATATAGACTTTTATAAAGAGGCAAAGGCTGTACCGATAAAAAGGATCTTAGATTATTTAGAATTTGTAGAAGATAAATCGAAATATGGTTATAAATTCAGATTTGGTCATTTTGAAATAAGCAAAAAAGACTTTTTACTAATTGCTCATGAAATGGGATTACCGTTGAAGTATGGATGA